A stretch of DNA from Aurantiacibacter atlanticus:
GTGCTGACCTGCGCGTAGTTTCGGGAAGTTTCGATGATGCGGGCAATTCCTCGCGGCTCGAAGGATATGAAGTGATGAGCCTGCGTGCAGCATTCGACGTGACCGAGGCTGTGCAGATTTTCGGCCGGGTCGAAAATGTCTGGGACGAAGATTACCAGACAGCTGCCGGATATGCGACGCGCGGCTCTGCTGCCTTTGTGGGGGCCAGGCTGGCATTGTGAGAATGCTGGCCGCTTTGCTGCTGATCCTGCCGGGGTGCCAACAAGCCCCGGCAGGATCAGCGGTGGACGCGGCCACGGTGGTCAGCCTCAACCCTTGCACCGATGCCATCCTCTCCGAAATCGCAGCTCCGGGGCAATTGCTGGCGATATCGCATTACAGCCAGAACAAGCGGTCCAGTTCCATGCCACTGGACGTTGCCGCAAGCTATCGCACCACTGGCGGAAGTGCAGAAGAAGTGCTCGCCCTTGCACCAGACATGGTGGTTGCGGATGTTTTCCTTGCTCCAGCCACCCGCCACGCATTGGAACAGGCCGGTATCGAAATCGTGACCGTCGGTATCCCCAGCAGCCTTGACCACAGCGTCGGGCAAATCGCACTTCTTGGCGAAGCAACCGGCAATACGGCACGCGCCGATGCCCTTGTGCAGGAGGTGACAGTGGCATGGGATAGCCACGAATGGACCGGCCAGCCGATTTCAGCGCTATTGTTGCAAGAAGGCGATATCGTTGCGGGCCAAGGATCGCTCGCCCATGCCCTGCTGATACAGGCAGGATTTTCCAGCCTGTCTGCTGCGCGTGGGTTGGGGCAGGGCGCGCATCTGCCGCTGGAACATGTGCTGGCCGAGCCGCCCCAAGTCGTGATCACGGCGG
This window harbors:
- a CDS encoding ABC transporter substrate-binding protein; this encodes MLAALLLILPGCQQAPAGSAVDAATVVSLNPCTDAILSEIAAPGQLLAISHYSQNKRSSSMPLDVAASYRTTGGSAEEVLALAPDMVVADVFLAPATRHALEQAGIEIVTVGIPSSLDHSVGQIALLGEATGNTARADALVQEVTVAWDSHEWTGQPISALLLQEGDIVAGQGSLAHALLIQAGFSSLSAARGLGQGAHLPLEHVLAEPPQVVITAGGGRMQQHPALGAIPGMQHHLFDPTLLYCGGPTIPRALDRLTEIRRSAQ